AAGACCGTGCTTGCGTGCATGAATGAAGTTGCTGAAACAGCAGTTTTGACGTAGCTCTAGTCGCGGGAGATTATGTCAAGAATAGACTGGAAATATTCAAAATGACGGATTGGAATTGGGTGGATTTGTTCCCTATAGTCTTCTTCCCGTTCAAGATTATCGTATTGGGTACAGGCATGTACTTCGCCATCAAGTGGCATCACGATCAGGCGAAGAAGGAAAAAGAAACCAGCGGATCGTAAACGCCCGCCGGACACACTCGTGACGCCTCACGCGCACCTTCATCTCAAACACCTGTTCCAGCGACTGCCGCTCGAAAATCATTCTGATCCCGTCAGCCGTTCGCTGTCATCGCTATGCGTTGACTTATAAACGCTAGTGCCGCGACAGAATCCCCGTAGTCACCACAATGGGCGATCTTTGCGTTTGATAAGTTTCGAGGGGCAAATCACCACTCCATGGCGAAGTAATAGCTGCGACAGGCGCTAACGCCGAAAGCTCTTGTCCTCCGCAGGGTGGTGATACGGTCGGTGGCCCCACAATTATGCTGCGACGTGGTTCGTGTGGGCAAGCCCTAATGGACTGCGGGATCCTCGTCTTCAAGAAAGCTACGAATGCCGTCCTTTTCGCACGTGGCAAGGAATTCTTCCCATGCATCTTTATCGGTGGCGAAAGGCTCGTCCCAGGTGGTGACAAGGTCATTTTCGCTTATGACCTCAAGCTTCCAATCCTGCTGCGTGCCGGCGGCTCGGTAAATATCGACGAGGACCGTGATGCCGTCATCTTCGAATTCGCCTGAAAATTCGGAGTGTTCGATTTTTGATTTCTTCGCCATGTCTATGTCCTTCAGGCTCAGGCTTCTTCAGGGTGCTGGGGGCGTACTTCAACACGATAACCGTCAGGGGGACAGCGATGGCGGTAAGAACAAGTTTGGTCTAGCGCTCAATCAATCAGCCCCCAGCAAATCAAATGCCCGCCGTCAGGGCGGGAAGAACCAAGCACCACGCAAAGCCTAACGCGCAGTTGCGAGAGTGGACCCAAGGGCTGCAATGTCGCTAAAACAAATATAGCCAGCTCTGGGGGAACTGGCTATCTATCTGATTTTTATGGTCGGAGCGGCGGGATTCGAACCCACGACCCCTTGACCCCCAGTCAAGTGCGCTACCGGGCTGCGCTACGCTCCGAACCTGAAAGCCGTTTATATATAAGCCTGTTAGGGCGCAAGCGGAAAATCGCCTTTTCTCAAAAAAAGGAACAAAGGGTGTGGATGGCGGGCAGGGGACAGACTGTCGTTCCGCTTTCTGCCGGTTGCTTCCGTCAAACGCATGACACATCCTCTTTCCATCATGGCTGGAACCTGCGGTGAACTTCAGCGTTCAATTGCAGCGGAATTGAAACTCAGGGAGATAAATATGTCCGAACTCGTCGTTGTTGGTTTTGATGGAACGGAAGAGGCCGACCGCGTTCTTCTGAAGCTTGCCGGCCTGAAAAAGGAATATCTGGTCGATCTGGAAGACGCCGTGGTCGTTGTTCGTGATGAAAACGGCAAGGTGCATCTGAAGCAGAGCGTCAACCTGACGGCGCTTGGTGCAAGTTCCGGTTTTCTGTCCGGCGGCCTCTGGGGCGGCCTTGTCGGCCTGCTGTTCCTTAATCCGTTGGCGGGCTTTGCAATTGGCGGCGCAATTGGTGCCGGCACGGGCGCGCTGGCGGGTTCGCTGACCGATTTCGGCATCGATGACGATTTCATCAAATCCCTTGGCGAAACCATCCCGAATGGCTCTTCGGCACTGTTCGTGCTGATCCGCAAGGTACAGCCGGAAAAGGTGCTGGCGGAACTGGAAGGGCTGCGCGGCCGGGTCATCAAGACCTCACTGTCTCCGGAGCAGGAAGCGCAATTGCAAAAAGCTCTGTCGGGTGAAACCGCGCAGGCAGCTGCGCCCGTCGCTTGAATGGCAAGAACAACGCTGCGGCATGATCGATGCCGCAGCGTTTTGTCCAGATGGGTTCGGAAGCGGCCGCTTAGACGGTCAGCGTGCCGGATTTAGCCTGCGGCCAGGTGAGATAATAATAGCGACTGCCGACGCTGCCGAAAAACGCGTTGTCGCCGGAGATCCTGTCAACATAAGCGCCGCTGGCGCTCTTGCTATAGGCTGAGCCGTCGCGTTTGAGGTGATCCTTCAGAAAATC
The Agrobacterium cucumeris DNA segment above includes these coding regions:
- a CDS encoding DUF1269 domain-containing protein, with translation MSELVVVGFDGTEEADRVLLKLAGLKKEYLVDLEDAVVVVRDENGKVHLKQSVNLTALGASSGFLSGGLWGGLVGLLFLNPLAGFAIGGAIGAGTGALAGSLTDFGIDDDFIKSLGETIPNGSSALFVLIRKVQPEKVLAELEGLRGRVIKTSLSPEQEAQLQKALSGETAQAAAPVA